Proteins encoded together in one Flavobacterium keumense window:
- the recO gene encoding DNA repair protein RecO has translation MQVKTKAIVISALKFQEKSLIVKCFTLTHGLKSYFVRDAFSSRKSNQKIAYFQPLSILEIEAVHKNKGTLENFKEIKIATPFHSIHTDIVKSTIVLFVSEILHHSIHEEEKNEALFTFIETALQWLDNHNETANFHLILLLEMTKYFGFYPDVTNRDRAFFELVEGVFSPFHAVSSLTEHETLLFKKLIDLKWDSDQKIFHVIERQILLKILMEYYSYHLDGFRKPKSLEVLKEVFA, from the coding sequence ATGCAAGTCAAAACCAAAGCGATTGTTATTTCGGCATTAAAATTTCAGGAAAAAAGCCTGATTGTGAAATGCTTTACCCTGACGCATGGTTTGAAATCCTATTTTGTTCGGGATGCTTTTTCATCTCGAAAATCGAATCAAAAAATTGCCTATTTCCAGCCTTTGAGTATTTTGGAAATCGAAGCGGTGCATAAGAACAAAGGTACTTTGGAAAATTTTAAAGAAATTAAAATTGCCACGCCTTTTCATTCGATTCATACCGACATTGTTAAAAGTACGATTGTGTTATTTGTATCGGAGATTTTGCACCATTCCATACACGAAGAAGAAAAAAACGAAGCGCTTTTTACGTTTATAGAAACGGCTTTGCAGTGGCTCGATAACCACAATGAAACGGCTAATTTTCATTTAATTTTATTACTCGAAATGACCAAATATTTTGGTTTCTATCCTGATGTGACTAACAGGGATCGAGCTTTTTTCGAATTGGTAGAAGGTGTTTTTTCTCCTTTTCATGCGGTGAGTTCGCTAACCGAACACGAAACCCTTTTGTTTAAAAAACTGATTGACTTAAAATGGGATTCGGATCAAAAGATTTTTCATGTGATTGAAAGACAAATCCTCTTGAAAATCCTAATGGAATATTACAGCTATCACTTGGACGGCTTTAGAAAACCGAAATCCTTGGAGGTGTTAAAGGAAGTTTTTGCGTAA
- the gdhA gene encoding NADP-specific glutamate dehydrogenase gives MEEKINQFMALVEAKNPNEPEFIQAVREFAETVIPFISERKKYDGKNILLRIAEPERSIIFRVPWVDDKGEIIVNRGFRIQMNSAIGPYKGGIRFHHTVNLSVLKFLAFEQVFKNSLTTLPMGGGKGGSDFDPEGKSDSEIMRFCQSFMTELCRHIGPDLDVPAGDIGVGAREIGYLFGQYKRIRNEFTGVLTGKGLAYGGSLIRPEATGYGVVYFTEQMLRTIGQDIKGKTVAISGFGNVAWGVALKVNELGGKVVTISGPDGYIYDKDGISGDKIDFMLEMRARGDNKAEAYLEKYPNAEFHKGKSPWEAKVDIAIPCATQNELNEQDAKNLIANGVICVTEAANMPCTLEAIKLFLENKVLFAPGKAANAGGVAASGLEMTQNSIRLNWTSEEVDARLKEIMVGIHNQCKKYGAEEDGYVNYVKGANIAGFVKVADAMLAQGVV, from the coding sequence ATGGAAGAAAAAATAAATCAATTTATGGCTTTGGTAGAAGCCAAAAATCCAAACGAACCCGAATTCATTCAAGCCGTTAGAGAATTTGCTGAAACAGTAATTCCGTTTATCTCCGAACGAAAAAAATACGACGGGAAAAATATATTACTTCGTATCGCCGAGCCAGAGCGTTCGATCATTTTTAGAGTGCCATGGGTAGATGATAAAGGAGAAATTATTGTAAATCGTGGATTCAGAATCCAAATGAACTCGGCTATTGGGCCATACAAAGGCGGAATTCGTTTTCATCATACCGTGAACTTATCAGTTTTGAAATTCTTGGCTTTCGAACAAGTATTCAAAAACAGTTTGACCACACTACCAATGGGTGGTGGAAAAGGAGGTTCTGATTTTGATCCAGAAGGAAAATCGGATAGTGAAATCATGCGTTTCTGTCAATCGTTTATGACAGAATTGTGTCGCCATATTGGACCTGACTTGGATGTTCCTGCGGGAGATATCGGAGTAGGAGCAAGAGAAATTGGCTACTTATTTGGACAATACAAACGCATTCGCAATGAATTTACGGGAGTATTAACCGGAAAAGGATTGGCTTACGGAGGATCGTTAATTCGTCCAGAAGCAACAGGATACGGTGTAGTGTATTTTACAGAGCAAATGTTGCGTACCATTGGCCAGGATATCAAAGGGAAAACCGTAGCGATTTCAGGTTTTGGAAACGTGGCTTGGGGAGTTGCTTTGAAAGTGAATGAATTAGGTGGAAAAGTTGTGACCATTTCAGGTCCTGACGGGTATATTTATGATAAAGATGGAATCTCAGGCGATAAAATCGATTTTATGCTTGAAATGAGAGCGCGTGGCGATAACAAAGCCGAAGCCTATTTAGAGAAATATCCTAATGCTGAGTTCCACAAAGGCAAAAGTCCTTGGGAAGCTAAAGTAGATATTGCGATTCCATGTGCGACTCAAAACGAGTTGAACGAGCAAGATGCTAAAAATTTAATTGCTAACGGTGTCATTTGTGTAACCGAGGCGGCCAATATGCCGTGTACTCTAGAAGCAATTAAATTGTTCCTAGAAAACAAAGTGCTTTTTGCTCCAGGTAAAGCTGCTAATGCGGGTGGAGTTGCGGCTTCTGGTTTAGAAATGACGCAAAATTCCATTCGTTTGAACTGGACGAGCGAGGAAGTCGATGCGCGATTAAAAGAAATTATGGTAGGCATTCACAATCAATGTAAAAAATATGGTGCAGAGGAAGATGGGTATGTAAATTATGTAAAAGGAGCCAATATCGCTGGATTTGTAAAAGTGGCGGATGCCATGCTGGCACAAGGGGTGGTATAA
- a CDS encoding DinB family protein codes for MEQIFELNRTCRKLIAPFLEDYTLDQLNAIPEGFSNNLFWNIAHVVVTQQLLIYKLSGLNMLVSDELVDQYRKGTKPEQPATQADVDLIKSLLFDTIDQTQADYGSGVFTQFTEYPTSSGFVLKNVKDAMAYNNFHEGLHLGIMMSMRKLL; via the coding sequence ATGGAACAAATATTCGAACTGAACAGAACGTGCCGAAAATTAATCGCTCCTTTTTTAGAGGACTACACTTTAGACCAATTAAATGCAATTCCGGAAGGATTTAGCAATAATTTATTTTGGAATATTGCCCACGTTGTGGTGACTCAGCAGTTGTTAATTTACAAGCTTTCCGGTTTGAACATGTTAGTTTCTGATGAATTGGTAGACCAATACAGAAAAGGAACTAAACCAGAACAACCAGCTACTCAGGCGGATGTTGATTTGATTAAATCCCTTTTATTTGATACTATAGACCAAACGCAAGCCGATTATGGCAGTGGTGTTTTTACTCAATTTACGGAATATCCTACCTCTAGTGGATTTGTCTTGAAAAATGTCAAAGATGCCATGGCGTATAATAATTTTCACGAAGGACTTCATCTTGGAATTATGATGAGTATGCGCAAGTTGCTGTAG
- a CDS encoding arsenate reductase family protein produces MNTIYYLASCDTCRKIIKALPEGHNLVFHDIKQDPITEEQLDEMYQLSGSYEALFSKKAQLYKSLGLKDKALTESDFKKYLLEHYTFLSRPVFIIDGAIYIGNSQQNILKVHNALRNV; encoded by the coding sequence ATGAACACAATATATTACCTCGCTTCTTGCGATACCTGTCGAAAAATAATCAAAGCCTTGCCAGAAGGCCATAATTTGGTTTTTCACGACATCAAACAAGACCCTATTACCGAAGAGCAATTAGACGAAATGTACCAACTTTCGGGTAGTTACGAAGCGCTTTTTAGTAAAAAAGCACAATTATACAAGTCATTAGGATTAAAGGACAAAGCTCTTACTGAATCCGATTTCAAAAAATACCTCTTGGAACACTATACTTTTTTGAGTCGTCCCGTTTTTATTATTGACGGTGCCATCTACATTGGCAACAGCCAACAAAACATTCTTAAAGTTCATAACGCATTACGCAATGTCTAA
- a CDS encoding DMT family transporter, with amino-acid sequence MSKRNFALVAATFVSIIYGMTFTIAKDVMPQYIGAYGFISLRVGGTMLLFWTTALLMKVCNQLPPEKIAPQDYQRIVGAAFFGVALNMLTFFKGLSLTSPISASVIMVSTPMIVLVLSAIIMKERLRKRMVSGLILGLTGTALLILYGKAIAGAKQAGLGNLLVLINAISYGYYLIIVKKLMHKYHAFTFVKWIYLLGFLMVLPFGWNEFQAVQWSSVPTIVYWKISFVVFCSTFLTYLLNLLSMKELSPTTVAVFIYLQPLFATVFAIGLGKDELNGVKIISAVLIFSGVYLVTMKKS; translated from the coding sequence ATGTCTAAACGAAATTTTGCTTTAGTAGCTGCTACTTTTGTTTCCATTATTTATGGAATGACTTTTACCATTGCCAAAGATGTAATGCCACAATATATAGGCGCTTATGGGTTTATTTCTTTACGAGTGGGAGGCACAATGCTTTTGTTTTGGACAACAGCTTTACTAATGAAAGTTTGTAATCAACTGCCACCAGAAAAAATCGCTCCTCAAGACTATCAAAGAATAGTAGGCGCTGCCTTTTTTGGAGTAGCCTTGAATATGCTTACTTTTTTCAAAGGGTTGAGTTTAACTTCTCCGATTAGCGCATCGGTAATCATGGTTTCTACCCCTATGATTGTGTTGGTGCTATCCGCCATTATTATGAAAGAACGACTCCGAAAGCGAATGGTGTCTGGACTCATTCTTGGATTAACAGGAACCGCGTTGTTGATTCTTTATGGCAAAGCAATTGCCGGAGCAAAGCAAGCAGGATTAGGTAATTTGCTTGTTTTAATTAACGCTATCTCCTACGGATATTACTTAATAATTGTCAAAAAATTAATGCATAAATACCATGCTTTTACCTTTGTAAAATGGATTTATCTTTTAGGTTTTTTGATGGTTTTACCTTTTGGATGGAACGAATTTCAAGCTGTTCAATGGTCTAGCGTTCCTACTATTGTTTATTGGAAAATTAGTTTTGTAGTATTTTGTTCCACTTTCCTAACCTATTTGTTGAATCTCCTTTCAATGAAAGAATTAAGCCCTACAACGGTAGCCGTGTTTATTTATTTACAACCTCTTTTTGCTACAGTTTTTGCTATTGGATTAGGAAAAGACGAATTGAATGGCGTTAAAATAATTTCGGCAGTGCTAATTTTTAGTGGGGTTTATCTGGTTACAATGAAGAAATCCTAA
- a CDS encoding YicC/YloC family endoribonuclease, producing MIQSMTGFGKATLQLPTKKITVEVKSLNSKGLDLNVRMPSLYREMELGLRNQIALKLERGKVDFSIFIESTAEQTSTKVNVPIVKGYIEQLRAVYANAEETELMKMAIRMPDTLKTEREEIDENDWTQIETAIDEALQNIVNFRKDEGQSLEKEFQLRIANIRQYMNEALALDPERVQAIKDRLQTAISELKVNVDENRFEQELIYYLEKLDITEEKVRLTNHLDYFLETLKGKEANGRKLGFITQEMGREINTMGSKSNHAQMQKLVVQMKDELEKIKEQVLNVL from the coding sequence ATGATACAATCAATGACTGGTTTTGGTAAAGCTACGTTGCAATTGCCAACCAAAAAAATCACGGTAGAAGTTAAATCGTTAAACAGTAAAGGACTCGATTTAAATGTAAGAATGCCTTCGCTTTACCGCGAAATGGAATTGGGTTTGCGCAACCAAATTGCACTGAAATTAGAAAGAGGCAAAGTTGATTTTTCGATTTTCATCGAAAGTACTGCCGAACAAACTTCAACTAAAGTCAATGTGCCAATTGTGAAAGGGTATATCGAACAATTAAGAGCGGTATATGCCAATGCAGAAGAAACCGAATTGATGAAAATGGCCATTCGCATGCCAGATACTTTAAAAACGGAACGCGAAGAAATCGATGAAAATGATTGGACGCAAATTGAAACTGCTATCGACGAAGCGTTACAAAACATCGTAAACTTTAGAAAAGACGAAGGACAATCACTTGAAAAAGAATTTCAATTGCGTATTGCCAATATTCGCCAATACATGAACGAAGCCTTGGCACTAGATCCAGAACGTGTTCAAGCCATTAAAGACCGTTTGCAAACGGCTATTTCCGAATTAAAAGTAAACGTAGATGAAAATCGTTTCGAACAAGAATTAATTTACTACTTAGAAAAATTAGATATTACCGAAGAAAAGGTGCGCTTAACGAATCACTTGGATTATTTCTTGGAAACCCTTAAAGGAAAAGAGGCTAATGGTAGAAAATTAGGCTTCATTACTCAAGAAATGGGACGCGAAATCAATACCATGGGATCTAAATCGAATCATGCACAAATGCAAAAATTAGTCGTTCAAATGAAAGACGAATTGGAGAAAATTAAGGAGCAAGTGTTGAATGTACTGTAA
- the gmk gene encoding guanylate kinase: MKGKLIVFSAPSGSGKTTIVRHLLAQADLNLEFSISAATREARGEEVNGKDYYFMSLDQFKQHIKNEDFVEWEEVYRDNFYGTLKSEVERIWAKGKNVIFDIDVAGGLRIKSKFPEETLAVFVKPPSVDELKRRLKERSTESEEKINMRIAKAHVELATAPQFDVIIKNYDLEVALDEAYQLVKAFISKK, from the coding sequence ATGAAAGGAAAATTAATCGTATTCTCAGCTCCATCGGGTTCTGGAAAAACTACTATAGTAAGACATTTATTGGCGCAGGCCGATTTGAATTTAGAGTTCTCTATTTCGGCAGCTACTCGCGAAGCGCGCGGCGAAGAAGTGAATGGTAAGGACTATTATTTTATGTCGTTAGATCAATTTAAACAACACATCAAAAACGAAGATTTTGTAGAATGGGAAGAAGTGTACCGCGATAATTTTTACGGAACGTTAAAAAGCGAAGTGGAGCGCATTTGGGCTAAAGGCAAAAATGTAATCTTTGATATTGACGTTGCAGGCGGATTGCGTATTAAGTCTAAATTTCCAGAAGAAACCTTAGCCGTTTTTGTGAAACCCCCAAGTGTGGACGAACTAAAACGCCGATTGAAAGAGCGCTCTACTGAAAGCGAAGAAAAAATCAATATGCGTATTGCAAAAGCCCACGTAGAATTGGCCACTGCGCCACAATTTGATGTAATCATAAAAAATTACGACTTAGAGGTAGCTTTAGACGAAGCCTACCAATTAGTGAAAGCATTTATTTCTAAAAAGTGA
- a CDS encoding four helix bundle protein — MGEIKSYKDLLIWQKGIKIVSLVYQLAKSFPQEELYALTSQLKRAAVSVPSNIAEGYGRNTDKSFSHFLDISRGSLFEIETQLHIANELGFVTTQHLYNEILSQIEEESKMINAFSKTLKN; from the coding sequence ATGGGAGAGATAAAATCATATAAGGATTTATTGATTTGGCAAAAAGGGATCAAAATTGTTAGTTTGGTTTATCAATTGGCAAAATCATTTCCTCAAGAAGAATTGTATGCCTTGACAAGCCAACTAAAACGAGCTGCGGTTTCTGTCCCTTCAAATATAGCTGAAGGTTATGGAAGAAATACAGACAAATCGTTTAGTCATTTTTTAGATATTTCAAGAGGCTCATTATTCGAAATCGAAACACAGTTACATATTGCTAATGAACTTGGTTTTGTAACAACTCAGCATTTATACAATGAAATTTTAAGTCAAATTGAAGAAGAATCTAAAATGATAAACGCTTTTTCAAAAACGTTGAAAAACTAA
- the nadD gene encoding nicotinate (nicotinamide) nucleotide adenylyltransferase, translating into MKIGLYFGTFNPIHVGHLIIANHMAEHADLDQVWMVVTPHNPLKKKSTLLADHHRLEMVFLATEDFPKIKPSDIEFKLSQPNYTVNTLVHLEEKYPEHAFSLIMGEDNLKSFHKWKNYEAILAHHEIYVYPRVGFTDENDNHLFKNHPKIHLIDAPVVEISSTAIRDHIKKGKNVLALLPQKVWAYIDHNNFYKK; encoded by the coding sequence ATGAAAATAGGTCTCTATTTCGGAACTTTTAATCCTATTCATGTGGGGCATTTAATTATTGCCAATCACATGGCGGAGCATGCCGATTTAGACCAGGTTTGGATGGTGGTTACTCCACACAATCCGTTGAAAAAGAAAAGCACACTGCTGGCTGACCATCACCGATTAGAAATGGTGTTTTTAGCAACGGAAGATTTTCCAAAAATCAAACCTTCGGATATTGAATTTAAGCTTTCGCAGCCCAATTATACAGTGAACACCTTAGTTCATTTAGAAGAAAAATATCCAGAACATGCGTTTTCTTTAATTATGGGCGAAGACAATTTGAAGTCGTTTCACAAATGGAAAAATTACGAGGCGATTTTAGCACATCACGAAATCTACGTCTACCCGAGAGTTGGTTTTACTGATGAAAACGATAATCACCTTTTTAAAAATCACCCAAAAATTCATCTGATTGATGCTCCTGTGGTAGAAATTTCTTCTACAGCTATCAGAGACCACATCAAAAAAGGAAAAAATGTCTTGGCTTTGCTACCTCAAAAAGTTTGGGCATACATTGATCACAATAATTTTTACAAAAAATAA
- a CDS encoding iron-containing alcohol dehydrogenase → MLNFELYNPVKLIFGKGEIEKLSTLIPKESKVLVAYGGGSIFKNGIYDQVKTALQGFDVVEFGGIEANPYYETLMKAVDIIREQKIDFILAVGGGSVIDGVKFISAAVHFQGNPMDILHQRILFKEGADVVPFGTVLTLPATGSEMNSGSVISIKATQEKRDFGGSAMFPKFSICDPTVIASLPKRQLQNGVIDAYVHVLEQYLTYPHKGYLQDRIAESILQTLIEVGPQVVENPTDYTLASNFMWSCTMALNGLIQKGVPSDWATHMIGHELTALYNIDHARTLAIIGPNLFRVLFETKKEKLAQYGKRVFQLTGTEEEIARQAIEATVAFYHTMGMKTKISENAANIENTADFIVNRFEKRGWKALGERQNLTLDKLREIVELSY, encoded by the coding sequence ATGTTAAATTTTGAATTATACAATCCTGTCAAATTAATTTTTGGAAAAGGAGAAATAGAAAAATTAAGTACTTTAATTCCTAAAGAATCGAAAGTATTAGTCGCTTATGGCGGTGGAAGTATTTTTAAAAATGGAATTTACGACCAAGTAAAAACGGCATTACAGGGTTTTGATGTAGTGGAATTTGGCGGCATAGAGGCTAACCCCTATTATGAAACGTTGATGAAAGCGGTGGACATCATTCGCGAACAAAAAATAGATTTCATTTTGGCTGTAGGTGGCGGAAGCGTAATAGACGGAGTAAAATTCATCTCGGCTGCTGTTCATTTTCAAGGCAATCCAATGGATATTCTACACCAAAGAATTCTCTTCAAAGAAGGGGCTGATGTGGTACCTTTTGGAACTGTTCTAACTTTGCCAGCTACGGGAAGCGAAATGAATTCAGGTTCAGTGATTTCGATAAAAGCAACCCAAGAAAAACGCGATTTTGGTGGTTCGGCTATGTTTCCAAAGTTTTCTATTTGCGACCCAACTGTGATTGCGTCATTGCCAAAAAGACAATTACAAAATGGCGTTATTGATGCCTATGTTCACGTTTTGGAGCAATATTTAACCTATCCACACAAAGGCTATTTACAAGATCGAATTGCCGAAAGCATTTTACAAACCCTAATTGAAGTTGGTCCTCAAGTAGTCGAAAATCCAACCGATTATACCTTGGCATCAAATTTTATGTGGAGTTGTACCATGGCATTAAACGGATTGATTCAAAAAGGCGTTCCGTCAGATTGGGCAACGCACATGATTGGACATGAATTAACCGCGTTGTACAATATTGACCACGCTCGAACATTGGCGATTATCGGCCCTAATCTATTCCGCGTTTTATTTGAAACCAAAAAAGAAAAATTAGCACAATACGGAAAAAGAGTGTTCCAATTGACTGGAACCGAGGAAGAAATTGCCCGTCAAGCGATTGAAGCAACTGTAGCCTTTTATCATACTATGGGAATGAAAACCAAAATTTCTGAAAATGCTGCCAACATTGAAAATACGGCTGATTTTATCGTAAATCGATTTGAAAAAAGGGGTTGGAAAGCTTTAGGTGAAAGACAAAACCTCACTTTAGACAAACTGCGTGAGATTGTTGAATTAAGTTACTAG
- a CDS encoding NAD(P)H-dependent glycerol-3-phosphate dehydrogenase, with amino-acid sequence MTENLKFAVIGGGSWATAIAKMLCTNLPEISWYMRNEAAIEHIKTEKHNPNYLSSVEFDTNKLRLTHDINEAVAYADYLIFAIPSAFLEAELANLTTSLENKIIFSAIKGIVPETSLIVGEHFHFNYNIPYYNIGVITGPCHAEEVALERLSYLTIACGDPEKATIVAKNLSSNYIKTKITDDIIGTEYAAMLKNIYAVAAGIAHGLGYGDNFQSVLMSNAIREMKKFIKKVHKMKRNINDSAYLGDLLVTGYSVFSRNRMFGNMIGKGYTVKSAMMEMSMVAEGYYATKSAYQLNQGYGASTPIINTVYSILYEGKNAKKVFKNLTDQLD; translated from the coding sequence ATGACCGAAAATTTAAAATTTGCAGTGATTGGTGGAGGTAGTTGGGCTACCGCCATTGCGAAAATGTTATGTACTAATTTACCTGAAATTTCTTGGTACATGCGTAACGAAGCTGCAATTGAACATATTAAAACAGAAAAACACAATCCGAATTACTTGAGTTCGGTGGAGTTTGACACCAATAAACTACGATTAACACACGATATTAACGAAGCCGTTGCCTATGCCGATTATCTGATTTTTGCTATTCCATCTGCTTTTTTGGAAGCTGAATTGGCTAATTTGACTACTTCGCTAGAGAACAAAATCATTTTCTCTGCTATTAAAGGTATTGTGCCTGAAACGAGTTTAATTGTGGGCGAACATTTTCATTTTAATTATAACATTCCGTATTATAATATAGGTGTAATTACAGGGCCTTGTCATGCCGAAGAAGTGGCATTAGAGCGACTTTCGTACCTGACTATTGCGTGTGGAGATCCTGAAAAAGCGACTATTGTAGCCAAAAATTTATCTAGCAATTACATCAAAACTAAAATTACCGATGACATTATTGGTACTGAATATGCGGCGATGTTAAAAAACATTTATGCAGTAGCGGCAGGAATTGCTCATGGTTTAGGCTATGGAGATAACTTCCAATCGGTTTTGATGAGTAATGCCATTCGGGAGATGAAGAAATTCATCAAAAAAGTACATAAAATGAAACGCAACATCAATGACTCAGCTTATTTAGGCGATTTATTGGTTACGGGATATTCTGTTTTTTCTAGAAACAGAATGTTCGGAAATATGATTGGAAAAGGCTATACCGTAAAGAGTGCGATGATGGAAATGAGTATGGTAGCCGAAGGCTATTATGCTACTAAAAGTGCGTACCAATTGAATCAAGGTTACGGAGCCAGCACCCCAATTATTAATACGGTATACAGTATTTTATACGAAGGGAAAAATGCCAAAAAAGTATTCAAAAACTTGACAGATCAACTAGATTAA
- the pheS gene encoding phenylalanine--tRNA ligase subunit alpha, with protein sequence MIDKIKEYISEAQGFSSQDPAELEAFRIKFLGSKGLLKELFAEFKNVPNEQKKEFGQVINLLKTSAEDKVKSIQEALESKEESKGAYGDLTRAAEPVLIGSRHPISLVKNQIIDIFSTVGFNVSEGPEIEDDWHNFTALNLPEYHPARDMQDTFFIQTNPDILLRTHTSSVQVRYMENNKPPIRTISPGRVFRNEAVSSRSHCIFHQVEGLYIDKDVSFADLKQTLLYFTKEMFGKSKIRLRPSYFPFTEPSAEIDIYWGLKTETDYRITKGTGWLEIGGCGMVDPNVLKNCGINPDEYNGFAFGMGVERIAMLLYQIGDIRMFYENDVRFLEQFKSIV encoded by the coding sequence ATGATAGATAAGATAAAAGAATACATTAGCGAAGCACAAGGATTTTCCTCACAAGATCCAGCAGAACTAGAAGCTTTCAGAATTAAATTTTTAGGAAGTAAAGGACTTTTAAAAGAGTTGTTTGCCGAATTTAAAAATGTTCCTAACGAACAGAAAAAAGAATTTGGACAAGTAATTAATTTATTGAAAACGTCTGCCGAAGATAAAGTAAAATCCATCCAAGAAGCCTTAGAAAGTAAAGAAGAAAGCAAAGGAGCCTATGGCGATTTAACGCGTGCGGCAGAGCCGGTTTTGATTGGGTCGCGTCATCCAATTTCTTTGGTTAAAAATCAAATAATCGATATTTTTTCTACTGTAGGTTTCAACGTGTCTGAAGGTCCAGAAATCGAAGACGATTGGCACAATTTTACTGCCTTGAACTTGCCAGAATACCATCCAGCTCGTGACATGCAGGACACCTTTTTTATTCAAACGAATCCTGATATTTTGTTGCGCACCCACACCTCATCAGTACAAGTGCGTTATATGGAAAATAATAAACCGCCAATTAGAACGATTTCTCCTGGGCGTGTTTTTCGTAACGAAGCGGTTTCGTCACGTTCCCACTGTATTTTCCATCAAGTAGAAGGCTTGTATATTGACAAAGACGTTTCTTTTGCTGATTTAAAACAAACCTTATTGTATTTCACTAAAGAGATGTTCGGAAAGTCAAAAATCCGTTTGAGACCGTCTTATTTTCCTTTTACAGAACCAAGTGCCGAGATCGATATTTATTGGGGCTTGAAAACCGAAACCGATTACCGTATTACCAAAGGAACGGGTTGGTTAGAAATTGGAGGTTGCGGAATGGTAGATCCGAATGTGTTGAAAAACTGCGGGATCAATCCAGACGAATACAATGGTTTTGCTTTCGGAATGGGAGTAGAGCGTATCGCCATGTTGCTGTACCAAATTGGAGATATCCGAATGTTTTACGAAAATGACGTTCGTTTCTTAGAACAATTCAAATCAATAGTATAA
- a CDS encoding CvpA family protein has product MGFLDIVIGALLIYAAFKGIQNGLFVELASFFSLIAGIYLAFQFSAMAKTALAGVVKWNPYSIQVIAFILTFLVVIIGISLAGKFLTKLVSFAYLGWINKAGGGFFRMLKTVLIVSILFSVFEKINYNHFLAKKETLDRSIFFNPIQKTADFIFPSIQKLYQKATKK; this is encoded by the coding sequence ATGGGATTTTTAGACATTGTTATTGGGGCATTATTGATTTATGCTGCATTCAAAGGAATTCAAAACGGACTTTTTGTAGAACTGGCTTCCTTTTTTTCTTTAATTGCAGGAATTTATCTGGCTTTCCAATTTTCGGCTATGGCAAAAACTGCGTTAGCGGGAGTCGTAAAATGGAATCCGTATTCTATTCAAGTCATTGCTTTTATTCTTACTTTTTTGGTGGTGATTATAGGAATCTCTTTAGCCGGAAAGTTCTTGACTAAATTGGTGAGTTTTGCTTATTTGGGATGGATCAACAAAGCGGGTGGTGGGTTTTTCAGAATGCTGAAAACGGTATTAATTGTAAGTATCCTGTTTAGTGTTTTTGAGAAAATCAACTACAATCATTTTTTAGCCAAAAAAGAAACTTTAGATCGTTCTATTTTCTTTAATCCAATTCAAAAAACAGCTGATTTTATTTTCCCTTCTATTCAGAAATTGTACCAAAAAGCGACTAAGAAATAA